A single Endozoicomonas sp. NE40 DNA region contains:
- the lysS gene encoding lysine--tRNA ligase, translating into MSEEQMIDAQEENRLVALRREKLAAIRAERVAFPNKFRRDAYAADLQEQYKEAGKEELLEAGHKVRVAGRIMLNRGAFMEIQDASGRIQVYVNRKVLDKSTLKEVKTWDMGDIIGAEGTVQRSGKGDLYVDMEGVELLTKSLRPLPDKHKGLTDTEMRYRQRYVDLIMNDESRDAFRVRSRIIQVIRDYFHKNEYMEVETPMLQTIPGGATARPFVTHHNALDMEMFLRIAPELYLKRLVVGGFERVFEINRNFRNEGLSTRHNPEFTMIEFYQAYADYIDMMDHTETLFRLLAEEVTGSTKVTYQGTELDFGKPFARMSVFESILHFNPELEAADIDNIESATAVAKKLGIEVKDIWGLGKIQIEIFEETVEERLIDPTFITQYPTEVSPLARRSDEDPFVSDRFEFFVGGREIANGFSELNDAEDQAERFRQQVAEKDAGDDEAMHYDADYINALEYGLPPTAGEGIGIDRLVMLFTDAPSIRDVLLFPHMRPQV; encoded by the coding sequence ATGTCTGAAGAACAAATGATCGACGCGCAGGAAGAGAACCGCCTGGTTGCCCTGCGCCGTGAAAAGCTGGCGGCTATCCGCGCTGAACGGGTCGCTTTCCCGAACAAGTTTCGTCGTGACGCTTATGCGGCTGATTTGCAGGAACAATACAAAGAAGCCGGTAAAGAAGAACTGCTGGAAGCGGGCCACAAAGTCCGGGTCGCTGGTCGTATCATGCTGAACCGTGGTGCGTTCATGGAGATTCAGGATGCTTCCGGCCGTATTCAGGTTTACGTAAACCGTAAAGTGCTGGATAAGAGCACCCTGAAAGAAGTTAAAACCTGGGATATGGGCGATATCATCGGCGCCGAAGGTACAGTGCAACGATCCGGAAAGGGCGACCTGTATGTGGATATGGAAGGCGTGGAGCTGTTGACCAAGTCCCTGCGTCCGCTGCCAGACAAGCACAAGGGTCTGACGGATACGGAAATGCGCTATCGTCAGCGTTACGTGGACCTGATCATGAACGATGAGTCCCGTGATGCTTTCCGTGTGCGTTCCCGTATTATTCAGGTGATCCGCGACTACTTCCACAAGAATGAATACATGGAAGTAGAAACGCCGATGCTGCAAACCATTCCGGGTGGGGCGACAGCGCGTCCGTTTGTGACCCATCACAATGCTCTGGATATGGAGATGTTCCTGCGTATTGCACCGGAACTGTACCTGAAGCGTCTGGTCGTGGGTGGTTTCGAGCGTGTGTTCGAAATTAACCGCAACTTCCGTAACGAAGGTCTGTCTACCCGTCATAACCCGGAATTCACCATGATTGAGTTCTACCAGGCGTATGCGGATTACATTGACATGATGGATCACACCGAAACCCTGTTCCGCCTGCTGGCTGAAGAAGTGACCGGTAGCACCAAAGTGACGTATCAGGGTACGGAACTGGACTTCGGCAAGCCATTTGCCCGCATGTCTGTGTTTGAATCTATCCTGCACTTTAACCCTGAGCTGGAAGCGGCGGATATTGACAATATCGAATCTGCAACCGCCGTGGCGAAGAAACTGGGTATCGAAGTGAAAGACATCTGGGGGCTGGGCAAGATCCAGATTGAGATCTTCGAAGAGACCGTTGAAGAGCGCCTGATCGACCCAACCTTTATCACTCAGTATCCGACTGAAGTGTCTCCGCTGGCTCGTCGCAGCGATGAAGACCCGTTTGTCAGTGACCGTTTTGAGTTCTTCGTGGGTGGTCGTGAAATTGCCAACGGTTTTTCCGAGTTGAACGACGCGGAAGACCAGGCAGAACGCTTCCGTCAGCAGGTGGCGGAGAAGGATGCGGGTGATGATGAAGCCATGCATTACGATGCAGACTACATCAATGCTCTGGAATACGGCCTGCCACCAACAGCGGGTGAAGGTATCGGTATTGACCGTCTGGTGATGCTGTTTACCGACGCACCTTCTATTCGGGACGTGCTGCTGTTCCCGCACATGCGTCCACAGGTTTAA
- a CDS encoding TetR/AcrR family transcriptional regulator has translation MEATNCEVVSDSLSQTSKDNGTSSSGSSNGNEALKYQGRKTSRANSEQRRRIILEAALRIVVRDGVRGVRHRAVAREAEVPLSATTYYFKDISDLITDTFTLFVEMGAEKFKAFWEESDSKLQEALALLGGQDSASLSQEVRLVFVERMVDLAVHYIVTQLRDHRDYLIAERSFQLECLRNENLRPVAFNHQSYLLNSLESFFRRVGSEKPDIDAQLFSAVIMQVEYQCMVQPGDEPDTGLIRSRLMRQISLMLVG, from the coding sequence ATGGAAGCAACGAACTGTGAAGTAGTGAGTGACTCTCTTTCTCAGACCAGTAAAGACAATGGTACTTCCTCCAGCGGATCGTCAAATGGAAATGAAGCCCTGAAGTATCAGGGACGAAAAACCAGTCGTGCCAACAGTGAGCAGCGACGTCGCATTATTCTTGAAGCGGCATTGCGCATTGTTGTGCGAGATGGTGTCAGAGGCGTCCGCCACCGCGCGGTTGCCAGGGAAGCCGAGGTTCCACTGTCTGCAACCACTTATTATTTCAAAGATATTTCAGATCTCATTACAGACACCTTTACGTTGTTTGTGGAAATGGGGGCGGAAAAATTCAAGGCGTTCTGGGAAGAGTCTGACTCCAAGCTGCAGGAGGCCCTGGCGCTGCTGGGTGGACAGGATTCAGCCAGTCTCAGTCAGGAAGTCAGGCTGGTGTTTGTGGAGAGAATGGTAGATCTGGCGGTGCATTATATTGTTACGCAGCTAAGGGATCACCGGGATTATCTGATTGCAGAACGATCGTTTCAGCTTGAATGCCTGCGTAATGAAAATCTTCGTCCTGTGGCATTTAATCACCAGTCTTACCTGTTAAACAGTCTGGAAAGCTTCTTCCGGCGTGTGGGTTCAGAGAAGCCTGATATTGATGCCCAGCTCTTTTCTGCGGTTATTATGCAGGTTGAATATCAATGCATGGTTCAACCCGGTGACGAGCCTGACACCGGGTTGATTCGCAGCAGGTTAATGCGTCAGATCAGCCTG